A window of the Streptomyces sp. Ag109_O5-10 genome harbors these coding sequences:
- a CDS encoding ABC transporter substrate-binding protein, with product MKPTAPARRTSARTLLAAGLVTSLALASGCTKSEDSNPKPSAGRQDNAGQAVASPGTAAGPTCTVDAYGGRKIDLKTATVGFSQSEKEANPFRIAETASIKAEAKAQGVRLLTANAQSQFSKQISDVQDLIAKGANLLVIAPLNSDGWEPVLRTAAAKHIPIVTIDRKINATACKDYVSFIGSDFTEQGKRAADQMIAATGGKGEIAVLLGSAGNNVTTERTKGFEDRIKEKAPGLKIVFRQTGEFAREKGQSVTENLIQSKPGITGIYAENDEMGLGAVNALKGAGKKPGDVKIVTIDGTRNAVQGIVDGWISAVIESNPRFGPLAFQTLDTFTKGGKVGQDIVIKDSAYDRSNAQSDLGKAY from the coding sequence ATGAAGCCCACCGCACCTGCCCGTCGCACCTCCGCTCGAACCCTTCTCGCCGCCGGCCTGGTGACGAGCCTCGCCCTCGCAAGCGGCTGCACCAAGTCCGAGGACTCGAACCCGAAGCCCTCCGCCGGCCGGCAGGACAATGCCGGCCAGGCGGTCGCCTCGCCCGGCACCGCCGCCGGCCCGACCTGCACCGTCGACGCCTACGGCGGACGGAAAATCGACCTGAAGACCGCCACCGTCGGCTTCTCCCAGTCCGAGAAGGAGGCCAACCCCTTCCGCATCGCGGAGACCGCCTCCATCAAAGCCGAAGCCAAGGCACAGGGCGTCAGACTGCTCACCGCCAACGCCCAGTCGCAGTTCTCCAAGCAGATCAGCGACGTCCAGGACCTCATCGCCAAGGGCGCGAACCTCCTGGTCATCGCACCGCTCAACTCCGACGGCTGGGAGCCGGTGCTGCGTACCGCGGCCGCCAAACACATCCCGATCGTCACCATCGACCGCAAGATCAACGCGACGGCCTGCAAGGACTACGTGAGCTTCATCGGCTCCGACTTCACCGAGCAGGGCAAGCGGGCCGCCGACCAGATGATCGCGGCGACCGGCGGCAAGGGCGAGATCGCCGTCCTCCTCGGCTCGGCCGGCAACAACGTGACCACCGAGCGCACCAAGGGCTTCGAGGACCGCATCAAGGAGAAGGCGCCCGGCCTGAAGATCGTGTTCCGCCAGACCGGTGAATTCGCCCGCGAGAAGGGCCAGTCGGTCACCGAGAACCTCATCCAGTCCAAGCCCGGCATCACCGGGATCTACGCCGAGAACGACGAGATGGGCCTCGGCGCCGTCAACGCCCTCAAGGGCGCGGGCAAGAAGCCCGGCGACGTCAAGATCGTGACCATCGACGGCACCCGCAACGCCGTACAGGGCATCGTGGACGGCTGGATCTCCGCGGTCATCGAGTCCAACCCGCGCTTCGGGCCGCTCGCCTTCCAGACCCTGGACACCTTCACCAAGGGCGGCAAGGTCGGGCAGGACATCGTCATCAAGGACAGTGCCTACGACAGGAGCAACGCCCAGTCGGACCTCGGCAAGGCCTACTGA
- a CDS encoding sugar ABC transporter ATP-binding protein gives MLSVARLSKTFPGVRALSDVDFTARAGHVHALVGENGAGKSTLIKVLTGVYRPDHGEVTYDGEPVRFSTPLQAQQAGISTIYQEVNLVPLMSVARNLFLGREPLNRLGLIDFRRMHREADEALRGLGIRVDVHRPLRELGVGAQQMVALARAVAVDARVVIMDEPTSSLEPREVQTLFEVIRMLRERGVAVVYVSHRLDELYELCDTITVLRDGRVVHTGPLAGLDRLRLVALMLGREIGEVRAEGMTKFSGSHETEAEPVLTATDLTARHRLRNVSLSLRPGEVVGLGGLLGSGRSETAKAIAGALPTDTGRVAVAGVPVRPGSTAAAIRAGISLLPEDRKSEGILPGLSVRENIALAALPGLSRFGLVDDARVDRIVETFMKRLRIKAAGPHQSVGELSGGNQQKVLLARWLALHPKVLLLDEPTRGIDVGAKAEVQALIDELADDGLAVLLISSDTEELIEGSDRVVVLKDGAVVRELTGDAVTEGELMRAIAAVPAGGSDD, from the coding sequence GTGCTCTCGGTCGCCCGGCTGTCCAAGACCTTCCCCGGCGTGCGCGCGCTGTCCGACGTGGACTTCACCGCGCGCGCCGGACACGTGCACGCGCTCGTCGGCGAGAACGGCGCGGGCAAGTCGACGCTGATCAAGGTGCTCACCGGCGTGTACCGGCCCGACCACGGCGAGGTGACCTACGACGGGGAGCCGGTCCGCTTCAGCACCCCGCTGCAGGCCCAGCAGGCGGGCATCTCCACCATCTACCAGGAGGTGAACCTCGTCCCGCTGATGAGCGTGGCCCGCAACCTGTTCCTCGGCCGCGAACCGCTGAACCGGCTGGGCCTGATCGACTTCCGGCGCATGCACCGGGAGGCCGACGAGGCACTGCGCGGACTCGGCATCCGGGTCGACGTCCACCGGCCGCTGCGCGAACTCGGCGTCGGCGCACAGCAGATGGTCGCGCTCGCCCGCGCCGTCGCCGTCGACGCCCGCGTGGTCATCATGGACGAACCGACCTCCTCGCTCGAACCACGCGAGGTGCAGACCCTGTTCGAGGTGATCCGCATGCTGCGCGAGCGCGGCGTCGCGGTCGTCTACGTCAGCCACCGCCTGGACGAACTGTACGAACTCTGCGACACGATCACCGTCCTGCGCGACGGCCGCGTCGTGCACACCGGCCCGCTCGCCGGCCTCGACCGGCTGCGGCTGGTGGCCCTGATGCTCGGCCGGGAGATCGGCGAGGTGCGCGCGGAGGGCATGACCAAGTTCTCCGGCTCGCACGAGACCGAAGCCGAACCGGTCCTGACCGCGACGGACCTGACGGCCCGGCACCGACTGCGCAACGTGTCGTTGTCGCTCCGCCCCGGCGAGGTCGTCGGCCTGGGCGGGCTGCTCGGCTCCGGCCGCAGCGAGACCGCGAAGGCCATCGCCGGGGCCCTGCCCACCGACACCGGCCGGGTCGCCGTCGCCGGCGTCCCGGTGCGGCCGGGCTCGACCGCCGCCGCGATCCGTGCCGGCATCAGCCTGCTGCCGGAGGACCGCAAGAGCGAGGGCATCCTGCCGGGTCTGTCGGTCCGCGAGAACATCGCGCTCGCCGCACTGCCCGGCCTGTCCCGCTTCGGCCTCGTCGACGACGCGCGGGTCGACCGGATCGTGGAGACGTTCATGAAACGGCTCCGCATCAAGGCCGCGGGACCGCACCAGTCGGTCGGCGAACTGTCCGGCGGCAACCAGCAGAAGGTCCTGCTGGCCCGCTGGCTCGCCCTGCATCCCAAGGTCCTGCTGCTGGACGAGCCGACCCGCGGCATCGACGTCGGCGCCAAGGCCGAGGTGCAGGCGCTCATCGACGAACTCGCCGACGACGGCCTGGCCGTGCTGCTGATCTCCTCCGACACCGAGGAACTGATCGAGGGCAGCGACCGGGTGGTCGTCCTCAAGGACGGCGCCGTGGTCCGCGAGCTGACCGGCGACGCCGTCACCGAGGGCGAGCTGATGCGCGCCATCGCCGCCGTACCCGCTGGAGGGAGCGATGACTGA
- a CDS encoding ABC transporter permease, whose product MTELTLARGTPDRARLLRLLQDYGVYTGVLVLLLFNFAFTPHFASAENFRTQAVQVAPVLIVALGMALAIGTEGVDLSVGSVMALATSLLSLYLGYGPWIATLIAVITGAVVGVANGALIAFVGVQPIVATLALMVAGRGLALVLLPQLKDVHDPDLAALGSGDVSGVPYLVLIAAALALLVAFVMRRTTFGRQVLAIGDSRAAARLAGLPVRRVLVVVYVCSGALAAVAGVLATARLAASDPTSLGTLMELSAITAVVVGGTPLSGGRVRIGGTVAGAVLIQLLTTTLIKHDLPPSWTQIAQAVVIVLAVYAARERGRR is encoded by the coding sequence ATGACTGAACTCACCCTGGCCCGCGGCACGCCGGACCGTGCCCGGCTGCTGCGCCTGCTCCAGGACTACGGCGTGTACACCGGCGTCCTGGTGCTGCTGCTGTTCAACTTCGCCTTCACCCCGCACTTCGCCTCCGCGGAGAACTTCCGCACCCAGGCCGTCCAGGTCGCCCCCGTCCTCATCGTCGCCCTGGGCATGGCGCTGGCGATCGGTACCGAGGGCGTCGACCTGTCGGTGGGCTCGGTGATGGCCCTGGCCACCTCCCTGCTCTCGCTCTACCTCGGCTACGGGCCCTGGATCGCCACACTGATCGCGGTGATCACGGGTGCCGTGGTCGGCGTCGCGAACGGCGCGCTGATCGCGTTCGTCGGCGTCCAGCCGATCGTCGCCACCCTCGCCCTGATGGTCGCCGGACGCGGCCTGGCCCTGGTCCTGCTGCCCCAGCTCAAGGACGTACACGACCCGGACCTCGCGGCACTCGGCTCCGGCGACGTCTCGGGCGTGCCCTACCTGGTCCTCATCGCCGCGGCGCTCGCCCTGCTGGTCGCGTTCGTGATGCGCCGCACCACCTTCGGACGGCAGGTCCTGGCCATCGGCGACAGCCGGGCCGCCGCCCGGCTCGCCGGACTCCCGGTACGCCGGGTCCTGGTCGTGGTCTACGTCTGCTCCGGCGCCCTCGCAGCGGTCGCGGGCGTGCTCGCCACCGCCCGCCTCGCGGCGAGCGACCCCACCTCCCTCGGCACCCTGATGGAACTCTCGGCCATCACCGCCGTGGTCGTCGGCGGCACCCCGCTCAGCGGCGGCCGGGTACGCATCGGCGGCACCGTCGCCGGTGCGGTGCTCATCCAGCTGCTCACCACCACCCTCATCAAGCACGATCTGCCGCCGTCGTGGACCCAGATCGCCCAGGCCGTGGTGATCGTCCTCGCCGTCTACGCGGCCCGGGAACGAGGCAGGCGATGA
- a CDS encoding ABC transporter permease, producing the protein MTTQAEEAGTPAGTASRKGAAAGPTNRSERLSGLAQQHGALVTLVIAMAVASLSFDTFLTGDNLENMALSSAFLAVVALGMTFVIVTGGIDLSVGSLFALGGVLAAWGSRYGTVVALLLPLAVCGLIGLVNGVLIARVRLAPFIVTLAAMLGARGILLAVTDEGSTTYLVDKDSFFATLGQSSLAGIGVPVWITVALFVLGAVVLRRTRFGQYVYAVGGNEDAGALMGAPVARTKISVYTLSGLCAGLAGALNAAWLLSGVTILGNGMELEAISAVVIGGTLLSGGSGFISGSLVGVLLLKVIQNVINQIGSLDSAYQQVVSGAFLAVVVVAQTWLGRRRRVL; encoded by the coding sequence ATGACCACGCAGGCCGAAGAGGCCGGAACGCCGGCCGGCACCGCGAGCCGCAAAGGCGCCGCTGCCGGGCCCACGAACCGCTCCGAGCGGCTGAGCGGACTCGCGCAGCAGCACGGTGCCCTGGTCACCCTCGTGATCGCCATGGCCGTGGCGTCGCTGAGCTTCGACACCTTCCTGACGGGCGACAACCTGGAGAACATGGCGCTGTCCTCGGCGTTCCTCGCCGTGGTCGCCCTCGGCATGACGTTCGTGATCGTCACCGGCGGCATCGACCTGTCGGTGGGCTCGCTGTTCGCCCTCGGCGGCGTCCTCGCCGCCTGGGGCTCGCGGTACGGCACCGTGGTGGCCCTGCTGCTGCCGCTCGCCGTCTGCGGACTGATCGGCCTGGTCAACGGAGTGCTCATCGCACGGGTCCGGCTCGCGCCGTTCATCGTCACCCTGGCGGCGATGCTGGGCGCCCGGGGCATCCTGCTGGCCGTCACCGACGAGGGCTCGACGACCTACCTCGTCGACAAGGACTCCTTCTTCGCCACCCTCGGGCAGAGCTCCCTGGCCGGCATCGGTGTGCCCGTCTGGATCACCGTGGCGCTGTTCGTGCTCGGCGCCGTCGTGCTGCGCCGGACCAGGTTCGGGCAGTACGTCTACGCGGTCGGCGGCAACGAGGACGCGGGAGCCCTGATGGGCGCGCCGGTGGCCCGGACGAAGATCTCCGTCTACACCCTCTCCGGGCTGTGCGCCGGGCTCGCCGGCGCGCTCAACGCGGCCTGGCTGCTGTCCGGCGTGACCATCCTCGGAAACGGCATGGAACTGGAGGCCATCTCGGCCGTGGTCATCGGCGGCACGCTGCTCAGCGGCGGTTCCGGCTTCATCAGCGGCTCCCTGGTCGGAGTGCTGCTGCTGAAGGTCATCCAGAACGTGATCAACCAGATCGGCTCGCTCGACTCCGCCTACCAGCAGGTCGTCAGCGGAGCGTTCCTGGCCGTGGTGGTAGTGGCCCAGACCTGGCTGGGCCGGAGACGGAGAGTGCTGTGA
- a CDS encoding TIM-barrel domain-containing protein — protein MAGLCLVTPGVAAAGSAPARTRTATVRVDDARFEVLSPTLIRTEYSGDGHFEDRATFNAIGRDSFTPPHYTSSVSDGVLTISTSAMTLRYRVGSGPFDADNLTTSFKAGRTPVLAAPWQHDVCAVGALCEAEDQQYDGPGLAADHGGFTGKGFLAGFEVDNNSLEADMSSPASGTYDLAVRYANAVGSDGRHEARSLSLSVDGGADRTFTLPATPDWNTWGVARLALTLGAGPHTVRLHRTAADSGSVNIDSLALLTSGADYPSRARSTVDGCRFGTSCEAEDALLTGSATVATDHKNHAGYGFTAELNQGSRVSDRVTGVPEDGTYVLNLRYANGTGGDGLHQARTIDVGTGDGASRTLTLPATDNWDTWQSAAVPVQLTAGTDEVALSCPEAASCHVNLDTLALSRQDEAAPAPHLALGGYRRSLDGLNGDNDSTPWTTPGLLHRDGWYLLDDTASAVYDSATRTVSARPAHDGRPYQDGYLFAFGHDYQQGLSDLATLTGPSQLLPRWAYGVWYSEYIDRTASDYENTILPAFRAADVPLDVLVTDTDFKSPNTWSGWNFDPAKFPDPKGFFDWSTGQGLHNTLNVHPSILGTDPEFAQAQATAKGRLRKGGCAGSAGSDCYTFDFGDPDQLKAYLDLHRPMDRAGNDFWWLDWCCDASRSSRSGVTPDAWINQQYADLTSSETGDRGFVLSRAYGSLQAGGYSGGVGLPTGPWADKRSTLHFTGDTTSNWGTLRAEVGYTPGESAATGLAAVSHDIGGHNDGYGIPGAETYTSDGQTHRTTRLPDDLYARWVQFGTFQPVDRLHSNHSDRLPWQYGPEAQRSAEKFLRLREALVPYTYTLAHEAETTGAPIVRPMYLEYPEEENAYTKADSEYLYGPDMLVAPVTAPGTDTTTSVWFPPGRWTDYFTGRTYTAPAGGATYDIATTLDTMPVFVRAGGIVTTRSDNVPHDTQSPLDKVTVTVATGSSGAFSLYEDDGTTSQPVRTATTRIHYAEHKGTHLLRIAPARGTFPGQAARRTWTVSFLGVDTPPNQVVAGGARLATSAWHWDADAHVLRIALPPQSVRAATAISYR, from the coding sequence CTGGCGGGGCTCTGCCTGGTCACACCGGGCGTCGCGGCTGCGGGCTCCGCGCCCGCCAGGACACGTACCGCCACGGTGCGCGTGGACGACGCCCGGTTCGAGGTCCTGTCACCGACGTTGATCCGGACCGAGTACTCCGGAGACGGCCACTTCGAGGACCGTGCCACCTTCAACGCGATCGGCCGGGACTCCTTCACCCCGCCGCACTACACCTCGTCCGTGAGCGACGGTGTCCTGACCATCTCCACCAGCGCCATGACCCTGCGCTACCGGGTCGGCTCCGGCCCGTTCGACGCCGACAACCTGACCACCTCCTTCAAGGCGGGCCGGACTCCGGTGCTGGCGGCGCCCTGGCAGCACGACGTCTGCGCCGTCGGCGCGCTGTGCGAGGCCGAGGACCAGCAGTACGACGGTCCGGGCCTCGCCGCCGACCACGGCGGATTCACCGGCAAGGGCTTCCTCGCCGGATTCGAGGTCGACAACAACTCCCTCGAAGCGGACATGAGTTCACCGGCCTCAGGCACCTACGACCTCGCCGTGCGCTACGCCAACGCCGTGGGCAGCGACGGCCGGCACGAGGCCCGCAGCCTCAGCCTCAGCGTGGACGGCGGCGCCGACCGGACGTTCACGCTGCCCGCGACGCCGGACTGGAACACCTGGGGCGTGGCCCGGCTGGCACTGACGCTCGGCGCCGGCCCGCACACCGTGCGGCTGCACCGCACCGCGGCCGACTCCGGAAGCGTCAACATCGACAGCCTCGCCCTGCTCACCTCCGGAGCGGACTACCCCTCCCGAGCGCGCAGTACGGTCGACGGCTGCCGGTTCGGCACCAGTTGCGAGGCCGAGGACGCCCTGCTGACGGGGTCCGCGACCGTCGCGACGGACCACAAGAACCACGCCGGCTACGGATTCACCGCCGAACTCAACCAGGGATCGCGTGTCTCGGACCGTGTCACGGGCGTACCCGAGGACGGCACGTACGTGCTGAACCTGCGCTACGCCAACGGGACGGGTGGCGACGGCCTGCACCAGGCCCGCACGATCGATGTCGGCACCGGCGACGGCGCCTCCCGGACCCTCACGCTCCCGGCCACCGACAACTGGGACACCTGGCAGTCGGCCGCCGTCCCCGTCCAGTTGACGGCGGGCACCGACGAGGTCGCCCTGAGCTGCCCGGAGGCAGCCAGCTGCCACGTCAACCTCGACACCCTCGCGCTGAGCCGTCAGGACGAGGCGGCCCCCGCACCCCACCTCGCCCTGGGCGGCTACCGCCGCAGCCTCGACGGACTCAACGGCGACAACGACTCCACCCCCTGGACCACACCCGGCCTGCTGCACCGCGACGGCTGGTACCTGCTCGACGACACCGCGTCCGCGGTCTACGACAGCGCGACCAGGACGGTGTCCGCACGCCCCGCCCATGACGGCCGCCCCTACCAGGACGGCTACCTCTTCGCCTTCGGCCATGACTACCAGCAGGGCCTGTCCGACCTCGCCACCCTGACCGGTCCGTCTCAGCTGCTGCCCCGCTGGGCCTACGGCGTCTGGTACTCCGAATACATCGACCGCACCGCGAGCGACTACGAGAACACCATCCTGCCCGCCTTCCGCGCCGCGGACGTCCCCCTGGACGTGCTGGTGACGGACACCGACTTCAAGTCGCCCAACACCTGGAGCGGCTGGAACTTCGACCCGGCCAAGTTTCCCGACCCCAAGGGCTTCTTCGACTGGTCCACCGGCCAGGGACTCCACAACACCCTGAACGTGCACCCGAGCATCCTCGGCACCGACCCGGAGTTCGCCCAGGCCCAGGCCACGGCCAAGGGCAGGCTGCGCAAGGGCGGTTGCGCGGGCAGCGCGGGCTCGGACTGCTACACCTTCGACTTCGGCGACCCCGACCAGCTCAAGGCCTACCTCGACCTGCACCGGCCGATGGACCGGGCCGGCAACGACTTCTGGTGGCTCGACTGGTGCTGTGACGCCTCCCGCTCCTCCCGGTCCGGTGTCACCCCGGACGCGTGGATCAACCAGCAGTACGCCGACCTCACCTCCTCCGAGACCGGCGACCGCGGCTTCGTCCTGTCCCGTGCCTACGGCTCCCTCCAGGCCGGCGGCTACAGCGGCGGCGTCGGCCTGCCCACCGGACCCTGGGCCGACAAGCGCAGCACCCTCCACTTCACCGGTGACACCACCTCGAACTGGGGCACCCTGCGCGCCGAGGTCGGCTACACGCCGGGGGAGTCGGCCGCCACCGGCCTCGCCGCCGTCAGCCACGACATCGGCGGCCACAACGACGGCTACGGCATCCCCGGAGCCGAGACGTACACCTCGGACGGCCAGACCCACCGCACCACCAGACTGCCCGACGACCTGTACGCACGCTGGGTGCAGTTCGGCACCTTCCAGCCCGTCGACCGGCTGCACAGCAACCACAGCGACCGACTGCCGTGGCAGTACGGCCCGGAAGCACAGAGGTCCGCCGAGAAGTTCCTCCGGCTCCGCGAGGCGCTCGTGCCGTACACGTACACCCTGGCGCACGAAGCCGAGACCACCGGCGCGCCGATCGTCCGCCCGATGTACCTCGAGTACCCGGAGGAGGAGAACGCCTACACCAAGGCGGACAGCGAGTACCTCTACGGCCCCGACATGCTGGTCGCCCCCGTCACCGCCCCCGGCACCGACACGACCACGTCGGTGTGGTTCCCGCCGGGCCGGTGGACGGACTACTTCACCGGCCGCACCTACACCGCACCCGCCGGCGGAGCCACGTACGACATCGCGACCACCCTGGACACCATGCCGGTCTTCGTCCGGGCCGGCGGCATCGTCACCACCCGGTCCGACAACGTGCCGCACGACACCCAGAGCCCACTCGACAAGGTCACCGTCACCGTGGCCACGGGATCATCCGGCGCCTTCTCCCTCTACGAGGACGACGGCACCACCTCACAACCGGTCCGTACGGCAACCACCCGGATCCACTACGCCGAGCACAAGGGAACCCACCTGCTGAGGATCGCACCCGCCAGGGGAACCTTCCCCGGGCAGGCAGCCCGGCGCACCTGGACGGTGTCCTTCCTCGGTGTCGACACGCCACCCAACCAAGTAGTCGCGGGCGGTGCCCGGTTGGCGACCTCGGCCTGGCACTGGGACGCCGACGCCCACGTACTGCGGATCGCCCTGCCCCCGCAGAGCGTCCGCGCTGCCACGGCCATCTCGTACAGATAG
- a CDS encoding glycoside hydrolase family 2 protein, giving the protein MKASEQDGTYPRPILRRERWHSLDGVWEFGYDDAREGERDGWFSDPATGAFDREITVPYPPEAPASGIGETTAHPVVWYRRRIPHEVLGVGGGDRALVHFGAVDHRAKVWLDGRLVAEHVGGQTPFTTDVTDALRPGAAEHVLVVRAEDDPADLAQPRGKQDWQDRPHAVWYERTTGIWQTVWAETVSAQHLTDLAWIPDPRRGVVAEITLSAVPAAPVSVEIVLRHDGEVLAESTTAVRTPRSRVDLVVPALRNGIDREDLLWSPERPTLIDARVTVRDAATSELLDTVDSYVGLRSAGVGRGAFLLNDRPYYVRSVLNQGYRPDTLIANSGTAELRREVELIKAMGFNAVRVHQKAEDPRFLYWADRLGLLVWGETGAAYEYGTEAVELLTREWLDMVRRDRSHPSIVTWVPVNESWGCSDIANDPAQQAYTVALANLTRALDPTRPVMSNEGWEHTDSDIMGVHDYSSDPDLLTRRYGDAAGFEALLASPGPAGRTLSLNARQTERYRAGDVPLMVTEFGGLSVGAEEDEFSYTRTSSDTQYAALLDDVFGVLHRSPIVAGFCYTQFMDTAQETNGLLYADGSPKLPLETIRRIVTGSESAPEEKPESPAPAD; this is encoded by the coding sequence GTGAAGGCGAGCGAGCAGGACGGGACGTATCCGAGGCCGATCCTGCGGCGGGAGCGGTGGCACAGCCTCGACGGCGTCTGGGAGTTCGGGTACGACGACGCCCGCGAAGGCGAGCGCGACGGGTGGTTCTCCGATCCGGCGACGGGTGCGTTCGACCGGGAGATCACCGTCCCGTACCCGCCCGAGGCCCCTGCCTCCGGCATCGGCGAGACCACCGCGCACCCGGTGGTGTGGTACCGCCGCCGCATCCCTCACGAGGTCCTCGGCGTCGGCGGCGGCGACCGGGCGCTGGTGCACTTCGGAGCCGTCGACCACCGCGCGAAGGTCTGGCTGGACGGCCGCCTGGTCGCCGAACACGTCGGCGGTCAGACGCCGTTCACCACCGACGTCACCGACGCGCTGCGCCCCGGCGCCGCGGAGCACGTGCTCGTCGTCCGCGCCGAGGACGACCCGGCCGACCTGGCGCAGCCGCGCGGCAAGCAGGACTGGCAGGACCGCCCGCACGCCGTCTGGTACGAGCGGACCACCGGCATCTGGCAGACCGTGTGGGCCGAGACCGTCTCCGCGCAGCACCTGACCGACCTGGCCTGGATCCCCGATCCCAGGCGCGGCGTCGTGGCCGAGATCACCCTGTCCGCGGTGCCGGCCGCGCCGGTGAGCGTGGAGATCGTGCTGCGCCACGACGGTGAGGTGCTCGCCGAGTCCACCACCGCCGTCCGCACCCCGCGCAGCCGCGTCGACCTCGTCGTCCCCGCCCTGCGCAACGGAATCGACCGCGAGGACCTGCTGTGGAGCCCCGAGCGGCCCACACTGATCGACGCGCGGGTGACCGTCCGCGACGCCGCCACCTCCGAGTTGCTCGACACCGTCGACAGCTACGTCGGGCTGCGCAGCGCCGGCGTCGGCCGGGGCGCGTTCCTGCTCAACGACCGCCCCTACTACGTGCGTTCGGTCCTCAACCAGGGCTACCGCCCCGACACCCTGATCGCGAACTCCGGCACCGCCGAACTGCGCCGCGAGGTCGAGCTGATCAAGGCCATGGGCTTCAACGCGGTCCGCGTCCACCAGAAGGCCGAGGACCCCCGCTTCCTCTACTGGGCCGACCGGCTCGGCCTGCTGGTGTGGGGCGAGACCGGGGCCGCCTACGAGTACGGCACCGAGGCGGTGGAGCTGCTCACCCGGGAGTGGCTGGACATGGTGCGGCGGGACCGCAGCCACCCCTCGATCGTCACCTGGGTGCCGGTCAACGAGAGCTGGGGCTGCTCCGACATCGCGAACGACCCGGCGCAGCAGGCCTACACGGTCGCGCTCGCGAACCTCACCCGCGCGCTGGACCCGACCCGGCCGGTCATGTCCAACGAGGGCTGGGAGCACACCGACAGCGACATCATGGGCGTGCACGACTACTCCTCCGACCCCGATCTGCTCACCCGCCGCTACGGCGACGCCGCCGGGTTCGAGGCGCTGCTGGCCTCGCCGGGCCCGGCCGGGCGGACCCTCTCCCTGAACGCACGGCAGACGGAGCGCTACCGCGCCGGTGACGTCCCGCTGATGGTCACCGAGTTCGGCGGGCTGTCCGTGGGCGCGGAGGAGGACGAGTTCTCCTACACGCGGACCAGTTCGGACACGCAGTACGCCGCTCTGCTGGACGACGTCTTCGGGGTGCTGCACAGGAGCCCGATCGTCGCGGGCTTCTGCTACACGCAGTTCATGGACACCGCCCAGGAGACCAACGGCCTGCTCTACGCGGACGGTTCGCCGAAGCTGCCGCTGGAGACGATCCGCCGCATCGTCACCGGCAGCGAGTCCGCCCCCGAGGAGAAGCCGGAGTCACCGGCCCCGGCCGACTAG
- a CDS encoding LacI family DNA-binding transcriptional regulator, producing the protein MAKVRMRDVAEHAGVSVRTVSNVVNGFSHVSPDTRAKVQRSLDELGYRMDYLARGLRSGRTGFIALAVPFLAEPYFAELAQAVIRAAGRRGITVLVESTAGDSEVERRIIEGGLTNVADGVLLSALTLPAGDIAAKKPDFPLVMLGEHSVGDQFPRVGIDNVAAARTAVEHLLEQGCRRIVALGRNGSENGRQRTEGYEQAMSAARVRRVNWLVVPVEDWTREQGYVAVRELLEGDGPLPDAVFAFNDALAVGALRALDASGVRVPEDVAVVGIDAVQESAYTHPPLTSVAPDLDAIAERSLTLLEEQMAAPGEAEEAAPGEDARAGVLVAAPQEATPYRLVVRESSRRTPVPE; encoded by the coding sequence GTGGCCAAGGTGCGGATGCGGGACGTGGCCGAGCACGCCGGGGTGTCGGTGCGCACGGTGTCGAACGTGGTCAACGGCTTCTCGCACGTCAGTCCTGACACCCGCGCGAAGGTGCAGCGCTCGCTCGACGAGCTGGGCTACCGCATGGACTACCTGGCCCGTGGCCTGCGTTCGGGCCGCACCGGCTTCATCGCCCTGGCGGTGCCGTTCCTCGCCGAGCCCTACTTCGCCGAGCTCGCCCAGGCCGTGATCCGGGCCGCGGGCCGGCGCGGCATCACGGTGCTCGTCGAGTCGACCGCGGGCGACAGCGAGGTGGAACGGCGGATCATCGAGGGCGGCCTGACGAATGTCGCCGACGGTGTGCTGCTGAGCGCCCTGACCCTGCCGGCCGGCGACATCGCCGCCAAGAAGCCGGACTTTCCGCTGGTCATGCTGGGTGAGCACAGTGTCGGCGACCAGTTCCCGCGGGTCGGCATCGACAACGTGGCGGCCGCGCGCACGGCCGTCGAGCACCTGCTGGAGCAGGGCTGCCGCCGGATCGTCGCCCTCGGCCGCAACGGCAGCGAGAACGGCCGCCAGCGCACCGAGGGGTACGAGCAGGCGATGTCGGCGGCCCGGGTGCGGCGGGTGAACTGGCTGGTCGTACCGGTCGAGGACTGGACCAGGGAGCAGGGTTACGTGGCCGTGCGCGAGCTGCTGGAGGGCGACGGCCCGCTGCCCGACGCCGTCTTCGCCTTCAACGACGCGCTCGCCGTCGGTGCGCTGCGGGCCCTGGACGCCTCCGGGGTGCGGGTGCCCGAGGACGTCGCCGTCGTCGGCATCGACGCCGTCCAGGAGTCCGCGTACACCCACCCGCCGCTCACCTCCGTCGCCCCCGACCTCGACGCCATCGCCGAGCGTTCGCTGACCCTGCTGGAGGAGCAGATGGCGGCCCCCGGGGAGGCCGAGGAGGCCGCGCCGGGCGAGGACGCGCGGGCAGGGGTGCTGGTGGCGGCTCCCCAGGAGGCCACGCCGTACCGGCTGGTCGTCCGCGAATCCTCGCGCCGGACGCCCGTACCGGAGTGA